One genomic segment of Candidatus Kryptoniota bacterium includes these proteins:
- a CDS encoding AMP-binding protein has translation MKKNLKFFDVPRINSVQHMLLESARRYGQKLALEDLNDTPIGRLSFQGLLDNVLRFGTAMRSIGIKERDHIAVIGENRVQWALAYLTSMAFNNVVVPVDKNLGVNEILNILHESDATAVIFSETYEPMFREKRPSLHNLKHYINMDSKEEDDGFLPMSRMISSTKGIDQGQLPDINPDDLAVIIFTSGTLGRAKGVMLSQKNIASNLMDMVSMFGIFPTDSFLSVLPIHHTYECTCGLLCPLYGGSSVHFARSLKTIVEDLQRVKPTILLAVPLLYDKMFKAIYRGIKEKKLVAPIIRPMIRATDLLQKIGWKGSKKLVFKEIHHRFGGSIRCFIAGGAAPDPVVAKGLREFGFGFVQGYGLTETSPILALNRLDCFKDDAAGLPLSHVELKISEPDPEGHGEVFVKAPNVMVGYYKNDQATKDTMDDGWFKTGDIGFIDEDGFLHISGRKKNVIISKSGKNVFPEEIEDVLNRSPFILESMVYGEDNAKEGEIIGAQIVVDAESFIEVSESKGIKITPELINEIIDGEIKRVNQELPSYKQIKKFFVRDEEFQKTTTQKIKRFTVKT, from the coding sequence ATGAAAAAGAATCTCAAGTTCTTCGACGTGCCTCGCATCAATTCGGTTCAGCACATGCTCCTCGAATCGGCGCGGAGGTACGGTCAGAAACTCGCCCTTGAGGATCTGAATGACACACCGATCGGCAGGCTGAGTTTCCAGGGGCTGCTTGATAACGTTTTGCGGTTCGGAACCGCGATGCGAAGCATTGGGATTAAAGAAAGGGACCACATCGCGGTCATCGGTGAGAACCGCGTTCAATGGGCACTCGCGTATCTGACATCCATGGCATTTAATAATGTGGTAGTGCCGGTCGACAAGAATCTCGGGGTCAACGAAATTCTGAACATACTTCACGAGTCCGATGCGACAGCTGTGATCTTCTCGGAGACATACGAACCTATGTTCCGCGAGAAGAGACCATCGCTGCATAATCTGAAGCATTACATAAATATGGACTCGAAAGAAGAAGATGACGGATTCCTTCCGATGAGCAGGATGATCTCGTCGACGAAGGGAATCGATCAAGGCCAGCTGCCGGACATCAATCCCGACGACCTGGCGGTAATCATATTTACGTCCGGAACGCTCGGGCGCGCCAAGGGAGTCATGTTGAGCCAGAAAAACATCGCCTCAAATCTCATGGACATGGTGAGCATGTTCGGGATTTTCCCGACGGACAGCTTCCTCTCCGTCCTTCCCATCCATCATACTTACGAATGCACGTGCGGCTTATTGTGCCCGCTCTACGGCGGCTCGTCCGTCCATTTCGCGAGATCGCTCAAGACTATCGTCGAGGATCTCCAGCGTGTGAAGCCGACGATACTCCTTGCTGTACCGCTTCTTTACGATAAGATGTTCAAGGCGATTTACAGGGGAATAAAAGAGAAGAAGCTCGTAGCACCCATCATACGTCCGATGATCAGGGCTACGGACCTCCTCCAGAAGATCGGCTGGAAGGGCTCGAAGAAACTCGTGTTCAAGGAGATCCATCACAGGTTTGGCGGTTCGATCCGATGCTTCATTGCCGGCGGTGCGGCACCCGATCCGGTCGTAGCGAAGGGTCTACGAGAATTCGGATTCGGTTTCGTGCAGGGATACGGGCTGACTGAGACATCGCCGATTCTCGCGCTTAACCGGCTCGATTGTTTTAAGGATGACGCTGCGGGGCTTCCGCTTTCACATGTTGAATTGAAAATAAGTGAGCCGGATCCGGAGGGACACGGTGAAGTATTTGTAAAAGCACCGAACGTGATGGTCGGCTACTATAAAAACGACCAGGCGACTAAAGACACGATGGACGACGGATGGTTCAAGACAGGAGATATCGGATTCATAGATGAAGACGGATTTCTGCATATCAGCGGGCGAAAGAAGAATGTAATTATATCCAAATCCGGAAAGAACGTTTTCCCGGAGGAAATTGAAGACGTGCTGAACCGGAGTCCGTTCATACTCGAGAGCATGGTATACGGCGAAGACAACGCGAAGGAGGGAGAAATCATTGGCGCCCAGATCGTCGTGGACGCGGAATCGTTTATTGAGGTGTCGGAGTCGAAAGGGATAAAGATTACACCTGAGTTGATAAACGAGATCATCGACGGCGAAATAAAAAGGGTAAACCAGGAACTTCCTTCCTATAAGCAAATCAAGAAATTCTTCGTACGCGATGAGGAATTTCAGAAGACCACGACGCAGAAGATAAAGCGGTTCACCGTAAAGACTTAG
- a CDS encoding amidase, with the protein MGKKRSRTEINTDLGRRNILKTALAGGVAAVAFPSFVRSGSTSARSFEVQSSEFDEITVGVLQAGMESGKYTSRSIVEHYLSRIDEVDKHGPMVNSVIELNPDALDIADQLDKERKEKGSRGAMHGIPVLIKDNIDTADKMMTTAGSLALVGSKPPGDSFLVGQLRKAGAVVLGKTNLSEWANIRSSHSTSGWSGRGGLTRNPYALDRNTSGSSSGSAAAVSANLTGVAVGTETDGSIVSPSSLNGIVGIKPTVGLVSRTGVIPISHSQDTAGPMGRSVRDAATLLGALVGVDSADKASKASKGKFFTDYTKFLDADGLKGARIGVVRSFFGFHEGVDTVINTAIAAIKSAGAVLVDPVEIKSLAKLGNAEDLVLQYELKSDMKAYLERLGPDAPMHTLSDLIGFNEKNKTKEMPYFGQDLFIKAEARGPLTNKEYLDALAKCRKLVRQEGIDAVMKKFNLDALVAPTDSPAWLTDLVDGDHFLGGSSMPAAVAGYPSVTVPAGFVFGLPIGISFFGLAWTEAKLIKLAYSFEQATKVRKQPEFKSTVDLKA; encoded by the coding sequence ATGGGGAAGAAGAGATCGAGAACTGAAATAAACACTGATCTTGGACGGAGGAATATATTAAAGACCGCGCTGGCCGGCGGAGTTGCGGCGGTCGCGTTCCCGTCTTTTGTGAGGTCCGGCTCGACTTCTGCACGCTCGTTCGAAGTTCAGTCGTCTGAATTTGACGAGATCACTGTCGGCGTGCTGCAGGCGGGTATGGAGTCCGGAAAATACACGTCTCGTTCCATCGTGGAACATTATCTTTCGAGAATCGACGAGGTAGACAAACACGGTCCGATGGTGAACAGCGTCATAGAATTAAATCCCGATGCCCTCGACATCGCCGACCAGCTCGATAAGGAGCGAAAAGAAAAAGGTTCGCGAGGTGCGATGCATGGTATACCGGTTCTGATAAAAGACAATATCGATACAGCCGATAAGATGATGACCACGGCGGGTTCACTCGCTCTCGTCGGCTCGAAGCCGCCGGGCGATTCTTTCCTCGTCGGACAGCTCCGAAAAGCCGGAGCCGTCGTACTCGGTAAAACTAATTTGAGCGAATGGGCAAATATCAGGTCGAGTCATTCCACGAGCGGCTGGAGCGGCCGGGGCGGACTGACCAGGAATCCCTACGCACTCGATCGTAACACTTCCGGATCAAGCTCGGGATCCGCGGCAGCAGTCTCCGCAAATCTGACAGGAGTTGCTGTCGGTACGGAGACTGACGGCTCGATTGTCAGTCCGTCTTCGTTAAATGGCATCGTCGGTATCAAGCCAACTGTCGGACTGGTAAGCAGGACAGGAGTGATCCCGATTTCGCACTCACAGGACACGGCCGGCCCTATGGGGCGCAGCGTCAGGGACGCGGCGACGCTCCTCGGAGCACTTGTAGGAGTCGACTCCGCTGACAAAGCAAGCAAGGCGAGCAAAGGAAAATTCTTCACAGATTATACGAAATTTCTGGACGCTGACGGACTTAAAGGTGCGAGGATAGGAGTTGTGCGGAGCTTCTTCGGATTTCATGAGGGAGTCGACACCGTGATCAACACCGCCATCGCGGCGATAAAATCCGCCGGTGCTGTGCTCGTTGATCCGGTTGAAATAAAATCTCTGGCCAAGCTCGGCAACGCCGAGGACCTGGTTCTGCAATACGAATTGAAATCGGACATGAAGGCTTACCTCGAAAGGCTCGGGCCAGACGCGCCCATGCACACGCTGAGTGACCTGATTGGTTTTAACGAGAAGAACAAGACTAAAGAGATGCCCTATTTCGGTCAGGATCTATTCATAAAGGCCGAAGCAAGGGGACCGCTGACAAACAAAGAATATCTGGATGCGCTGGCGAAATGCCGCAAGCTTGTCAGGCAGGAAGGCATAGACGCGGTGATGAAAAAATTCAATCTCGACGCTCTCGTTGCGCCGACGGACAGTCCTGCGTGGCTGACGGATCTGGTCGATGGAGATCATTTCCTGGGTGGAAGCTCTATGCCTGCCGCAGTCGCAGGCTACCCCAGTGTGACCGTGCCTGCCGGTTTTGTTTTCGGCCTTCCAATTGGGATTTCGTTCTTCGGACTCGCTTGGACCGAGGCGAAGCTGATCAAGCTCGCGTATTCATTCGAACAGGCGACTAAAGTACGTAAGCAGCCGGAGTTCAAGTCGACGGTTGATTTGAAAGCGTAA